The genomic region TGACCAGATCCTCATCGGCGCATTGATGGAGGATTCGCGGCGCTCGCTCAAAGCCTTGGCGCAAATCAGCGGATTGTCGTCGCCGAGCGTGGCTGAACGCTTGCGCCGGTTGGAAGAACGCGGTGTGCTCAAGGGCTATACCGTCGAGATCGACCCGAAGTGCTTTGGTTACCAATTGCAGGCCATCGTCCGGGTGCGGCCACTGCCGGGCCAATTGCAAGAGGTCGAACGGCAGATCCTATCGATCCCCGAATTCACCGAGTGCGACAAAGTAACGGGCGAGGACTGCTTCATCGCTCGCCTGCACGTGCGCTCGATGGAGCAGTTGGACACCCTGCTCGACCGCCTCAATACGCTGGCTGAAACCAACACGGCGATCGTCAAGAAAACCCCGGTCAAACGCCGCTTACCCCCGATGGCGTGAGTGCTTTTTCTGCATGTTTGGCTTAGATTGGGGTTTTTCCGGCGAAGGATTGGCGGTATGAAAGTTCAAGCAGTGATGCTGATGGCGTTAATGTTAGGCGGTTGCGGGACAGTGCAGACGGTGATGCGCAACGATCAGGTCGCCGTGGACGATTTGAAATCGAACAAATCCTATTGTGGGGCGGTGCCAAGGATCTACAGCGGCGTGATGTATGACTTCTGCAGCCTGCATGCGCCGATAGACCAAGGTAACAAGTACAACGCCGCCCTCCCCGGTTGGGCGATTGATGCCGTGGCTTCCGGGGTGCTCGACACCTTGTTGCTGCCTTACACGATCTACAGGCAACAGACTGACGGCAGCATCATCATCAATTGATCGACTACCTGTCCGCGCCCACCGACATTGTCACAGGCAACAAAAAACCCGCATAAGCGGGTTTTTTGTTTTTTGCACGTAACAATCAGTCGTCGCGGCTCATGATGCCGAAGATCTGCAACAAGCTGACGAACAGGTTGTAGATCGATACATACAGGCTGATGGTCGCCATGATGTAGTTACGCTCACCGCCGTGGATGATGGCGCTGGTCTGGAACAGGATGCACACGGACGAGAACAGCACGAAACCTGCGCTGATCGCCAGTTGCAGACCACTGACCTGAAAGAAGAAGCTCGCCAGCGTTGCACCCAGCAAGACGAAGAAACCAGCGGTGATGAAACCACCGAGGAAGCTCATGTCCTTGCGGGTGATCAGCACGTAGGCCGACAGACCACCAAACACCAGCGCGGTCATCGCGAACGCCGAGCTGACCACTTCAGCGCCGCCCTGCATGCCCAGGTAACGGTTGAGGATCGGGCCGAGCAGGAAACCCATGAAACCGGTCAGCGCAAAAGCGGACACCAGGCCCCACGCGGAATCACGGAGTTTGTTGGTGAGGAAAAACAGCCCGTAGAAGCCGATCAGCACCACGAAAATGTTCGGGTAGCCAACACGCATCTGCTGTGCGACGAAAGCCATGACGCCGCTGAATGCGAGGGTCAGAGCCAGTAGGCCGTAAGTGTTGCGCAGGACGCGGCTAACCTCTAGCTGCTCAGCCTGCACGCTGTTATTAACTGCGTAATCCTGTTCGCGCATGGCGACACTCCTGTTGGTTTGAAACGTTCAGTCGCAAAGATCATAACAGACGCTCTGTAACAAGCCATGCAGAGAGTTTGACAGTGTGTTTCATTCAGGTATTATGGCGCCCGCAACGCAACGGAGGTGTGGCCGAGTGGTTTAAGGCAACGGTCTTGAAAACCGTCGACTGTAACAGGTCCATGAGTTCGAATCCCATCGCCTCCGCCATATTTGGTACCGACAAAGCCCTGATTATTCAGGGCTTTGTCGTTTCTGGCGTCCTGAAAAATTCCCGCCTAGCCGAATGCGTTCCATAACTTTTGTGGACGCGTTCCATAACTCAACCGAGTTTTCCCCTCTCCGGCGTCCTACCAATCGTTAAAACACTCTTCATGTAACACGGTGCTACGCTGATTCCTTGGCTGCCAAGGAAACCAAAAATGCCCAACTCCGACCTGCTCCCTTCCCTTCTCTTCAAAATCAACGAAAACCAACTCGCCCTCGAAGCCGCCATCATGGAGTTGTCGAACTGGGTCGAACAACGCGGATCGGCAGACGTCGCCGAGAATGTGCGCGGCGCGCTCTGGGCGATCGACAAGAACGAAGAGTTCATCAAGATGACGCTTGCAGTGCTGATGACGCCCGACTGACGAATAGACAGCCAGAAATATCGTTCGGAGATATCTAGGAACACGACTAGGAGGCGTGAGGGTCAAATGGACTTCATTTTCGATTTGATAGCTCATCGTGTTGGCGTCTACGTACTGAGCCTCTTGAGTGGCGGCCGCTTCAAGGGAGAAAGTGGTTTTGCCTGGGGCTGGGCAGTTGTCGTCGGCGCGCTGATTCTGATCTCTCCATTCGCAGCATTCATAGCCTTGCTCATCTACACCAGTGGCCCGTGAAGTGATGTCTCGCATGGGCCAATAACCGCACTTCGCGACAGGCGCCAATCGGCCAAAAAAGCTGACGTTACCTACAGGCAGCAATCGACCCACAGCTGCCATTTAGATCTGTTGTTATCTTTGTTAGAGCGGGCTTACCCGCGCGTAGGCTGCTTGAGCAACGCACATACTCTTCGAGCGATCTCATCTGCGCCATCGGGAATGACCACTGAAATGCCTAAATAGTGCTCAAGGTGCAGGGTAAGCGTGTGTTCATCCACCACCAGATCCCAATAGCGCTGGTCCGGGCTATCGAGCCTCTCTTTCCAGCAACCGCCCAGCCCTTTCTCAAGAACCCGGGCCGCGTCCTCGAAAAGCTTCCAGTCGGCTTCTTCTGATACTTCAATCCTCACTATGCGTCACCTCACTACCAACAGTCCTCCGATTTTGGTGGCTCCTGCGAATGGCCGCAATGGGTCGACACCTAGCGGTGAAGGATGACCGCTATTGTCCGGTAGCGGTCGCTTGCAAACATCCGCTTCTGGCTGAAAGTAGCCGCACCGCTGCAGTTCGTCGCCTCACCCTCGCCCACCTGCCTCGCCTAGATTACTGTACATGCATACAGCTTTTGTACAGCGAACCCCGCAGCATGAATTTCGACCAGGCAAAAACCCTACGGCTCCAGCGATGGCGCGCGACTCTCGACGATCAGGACTTCCGTATGCAAAACCCAGAGGGGCATCGGGAAACCCTCCACGAGATGGCAGCTACGCTCCGCGATGAGGGCCTGATCGACCACCTTGAGCAATTCGACATGAACGAAATGGCAGACGCCGCGTACTGGCACGCCGTCGAGGAGCTGCAGAACTCGCCCGGGCACTACCGCGGCGCCTCGACCTATGATGTTGTTCAGATCGACAACGGGAGTCTGCTGGGCACTATCAGCCGGTCGATCTTCAACTTCGAAAGTGATGAACCGCGCGGCGCTTCCTTCGCTTACGACGGCAAGGTCTACTCTGACGCGGATGGTGTGCGGCTGACCTTGGGTCTTTCTCCGAAGATTGGGCGGATTTCAGGCCTGGTGCTGGAAATGAATGGTCGCCGATATCAGTTGGTAGAGACCGAACGAATGATCGCTGGCGTAACGCACCGACCAATTTCCGACGCCGATGCTTACCGAGCGCTTATAGATGCAGCGCAAGTCGCGCATGAAGAACGGAATCTGCGCGCTTTTGAAAAGTTGCGGCCGCACATTGAGTCGGCAGCCTTCTGCATGTGCCCCGCCTGCCTCGATCGCTTTGATGCCCGTGAGGATTGTCCGACCTGCGCAGGGAAAGGTTTTGTGACGAAGGCGGCGCCAGCGGGTCTACGGTGAAAGATCGATGCGAGGATCTGGCAATGTGCGGACGACTTACCCAGTACAGTGGCATTCATGACTTCGTGGAGGCGCTCAGCATGCCGAACGCCTTGATCAGCACTGTCAACGAACAACCACTGGAGCGCTATAACGCGGCGCCTACGTCTCAGCTCGCGCTGTTTCACCAAGAGGGTGAGTTCCTCCACGCCGATATGGTGCGGTGGGGGTGGCGCCCGCACTGGGCCAACGACCGCGCGGCACCAATCAACGCCCGCGTAGAGAAAGTTGCCCACGGGCCGTTCTTCCGTGCGATTTGGCCGCACCGTGCGATCATCGCGATCAACAACTGGTTCGAGTGGGTTGACGAAGGTGGCCCGAAAAAGCAGCCCTACCTGATCCGGCACCGGGATGGCTCACCCATTCTATGCGCCGCAATCGGCCAATACCCGAATAACGAGCATGATCCCAGCGAACACGACGGCTTCGTAATTATCACCGCAGACAGCGCCGGCGGGATGGTCGACATCCATGATCGGCGGCCGGTAGCGCTAGCGCCTGAACTTGCACGTGAATGGCTGAATCCGGCCACGCCGAAAGAGCGCG from Pseudomonas tensinigenes harbors:
- a CDS encoding YceK/YidQ family lipoprotein; its protein translation is MKVQAVMLMALMLGGCGTVQTVMRNDQVAVDDLKSNKSYCGAVPRIYSGVMYDFCSLHAPIDQGNKYNAALPGWAIDAVASGVLDTLLLPYTIYRQQTDGSIIIN
- a CDS encoding SOS response-associated peptidase family protein, whose translation is MCGRLTQYSGIHDFVEALSMPNALISTVNEQPLERYNAAPTSQLALFHQEGEFLHADMVRWGWRPHWANDRAAPINARVEKVAHGPFFRAIWPHRAIIAINNWFEWVDEGGPKKQPYLIRHRDGSPILCAAIGQYPNNEHDPSEHDGFVIITADSAGGMVDIHDRRPVALAPELAREWLNPATPKERAEQIVLHQGEPTEVFEWFKVDRAVGNVSNQGPDLIKPVG
- a CDS encoding Bax inhibitor-1/YccA family protein is translated as MREQDYAVNNSVQAEQLEVSRVLRNTYGLLALTLAFSGVMAFVAQQMRVGYPNIFVVLIGFYGLFFLTNKLRDSAWGLVSAFALTGFMGFLLGPILNRYLGMQGGAEVVSSAFAMTALVFGGLSAYVLITRKDMSFLGGFITAGFFVLLGATLASFFFQVSGLQLAISAGFVLFSSVCILFQTSAIIHGGERNYIMATISLYVSIYNLFVSLLQIFGIMSRDD
- a CDS encoding Lrp/AsnC family transcriptional regulator, whose protein sequence is MTDDIDQILIGALMEDSRRSLKALAQISGLSSPSVAERLRRLEERGVLKGYTVEIDPKCFGYQLQAIVRVRPLPGQLQEVERQILSIPEFTECDKVTGEDCFIARLHVRSMEQLDTLLDRLNTLAETNTAIVKKTPVKRRLPPMA